The Mesorhizobium sp. B1-1-8 genome contains a region encoding:
- a CDS encoding Lrp/AsnC family transcriptional regulator, with the protein MDDARLDQFDRKILALLQDDARFTNNDLSERVNLSPSQCSRRRLRLEEDGYIKGYRAVLDRDRLGFSLVNVISVTLATHNRDNARRFGELVARLPEVQEAHALTGEMDYILKVVTPDLKSLSEFVNGVLLPHESVQHVKTAIVLETLKETGALPI; encoded by the coding sequence ATGGATGACGCGCGCCTTGATCAATTTGACCGCAAGATATTGGCGCTGCTGCAGGACGATGCGCGGTTTACCAACAACGACCTGTCGGAGCGGGTGAACCTGTCGCCATCGCAATGCTCGCGCCGCCGCTTGAGACTGGAGGAGGATGGCTACATCAAGGGCTATCGCGCCGTGCTCGACCGCGATCGGCTAGGCTTTTCGCTGGTCAACGTCATCTCGGTCACATTGGCCACCCACAACCGCGACAATGCCCGCCGCTTCGGCGAGCTGGTGGCGCGGCTGCCCGAGGTGCAGGAGGCGCATGCACTGACCGGGGAGATGGATTACATCCTGAAAGTGGTGACGCCCGATCTCAAATCGCTATCGGAGTTCGTCAACGGCGTGCTGCTGCCGCATGAATCCGTGCAGCATGTGAAGACGGCGATCGTGCTGGAAACGCTCAAGGAAACCGGCGCGCTGCCGATTTAA
- the aztC gene encoding zinc ABC transporter substrate-binding protein AztC, producing MLKSFRAALAVSVITLSAFASTSAFAAPLKVVASFTVIADFAKNVGGDRVNITTIVGPDGDAHVYEPSPADAVAMAGADLVLVNGLHFEGFLQRLIEASATKASIVTLTRGVTPIDFKPEFADADAAEGAGTGGGKTVTDPHAFQSIANARIYVKNIAEAFCAADAAGCDSYKANAAAYSQKLDTLEGEVKAAIQSIPPEKRVVITSHDAFGYFEHEYGLTFLAPQGVSTDAEPSAADVAKLVEQVKHDKAAAIFVENITNPRLIEQIASETGIKVGGTLYSDALSQPDGPASTYIDMMHNNITQIKGAILGS from the coding sequence ATGCTGAAATCCTTCCGCGCTGCCCTGGCTGTGAGCGTTATAACATTAAGCGCTTTTGCCTCGACCTCGGCCTTTGCGGCGCCGCTCAAGGTGGTCGCCAGCTTCACGGTCATTGCCGATTTCGCGAAAAATGTCGGCGGCGACCGCGTCAACATCACCACCATAGTCGGGCCCGACGGCGACGCGCATGTCTATGAACCGAGCCCAGCCGATGCGGTGGCGATGGCCGGCGCCGACCTGGTGCTGGTCAACGGCCTGCATTTCGAAGGCTTTTTGCAGCGCCTCATCGAGGCCAGCGCCACCAAGGCCTCAATCGTCACCTTGACCAGGGGCGTGACGCCGATCGACTTCAAGCCGGAATTCGCCGATGCCGACGCGGCCGAAGGCGCCGGCACCGGCGGCGGCAAGACCGTCACCGACCCGCATGCCTTCCAGTCGATCGCCAACGCCAGGATCTATGTGAAGAATATCGCCGAGGCATTCTGCGCGGCCGATGCCGCGGGCTGCGATAGCTACAAGGCCAACGCCGCTGCTTATTCGCAGAAGCTCGACACACTCGAAGGCGAGGTGAAGGCGGCGATCCAGTCGATCCCGCCGGAGAAGCGCGTCGTCATCACCTCGCACGACGCCTTCGGCTATTTCGAGCACGAATACGGGCTGACGTTCCTCGCGCCGCAGGGTGTCTCAACGGACGCCGAGCCGTCGGCCGCCGACGTCGCCAAGCTGGTCGAGCAGGTCAAGCATGACAAGGCGGCGGCGATCTTCGTCGAAAACATCACCAATCCCCGGCTGATCGAGCAGATCGCCAGCGAGACCGGCATCAAGGTCGGCGGCACGCTTTATTCGGATGCGCTGTCGCAGCCCGACGGCCCGGCTTCGACCTATATCGATATGATGCACAACAACATCACGCAGATAAAGGGCGCCATCCTCGGCAGCTGA
- a CDS encoding BrnA antitoxin family protein, with the protein MAKPKLNVTTPDKEFQPGRGFTKEDWDAVSDNPEWTEEDFRNARPFTEVFPDLAESIRRSRGRPALDNPKKQVTLRLDSDVVARFRAGGPGWQSRINDILRKAAGLQK; encoded by the coding sequence ATGGCAAAACCTAAGCTGAACGTTACGACACCTGACAAGGAGTTCCAGCCAGGCAGAGGCTTCACGAAGGAAGATTGGGACGCCGTTTCCGACAATCCCGAGTGGACCGAGGAGGATTTTCGAAACGCCCGTCCCTTCACCGAGGTTTTTCCCGATCTTGCCGAAAGCATTCGCCGCTCGCGCGGCCGGCCGGCGCTCGACAATCCGAAGAAGCAGGTGACACTTCGTCTCGACAGCGACGTGGTCGCCCGCTTTCGCGCCGGCGGGCCAGGTTGGCAGAGCCGGATCAACGATATCCTGCGCAAGGCTGCCGGTCTTCAAAAATAG
- a CDS encoding MBL fold metallo-hydrolase: MSAVKADRLVLLGSKGGPALRPGGAWPTSSLLELGGRTIVVDCGLGVARGLVDAGMSLKELDLIFITHLHSDHVLELGPLIHTAWTAGLATPVTVYGPPGTNHCWQLFCQAMEFDIEIRIVDEGRPDIRDLVSVEEFGEGSVLDQRGLTVTALRVDHPPVTDCFALRFEHGARSVVFSADTAFFPPLAEFGRDADILVHEAMLEDGVERLVARTGNGARLREHLFASHSLAEDAGRIAHDARVGRLVLNHLIPADDPAIGEADWTAAVRKTWTGDLTIARDGLVVGLSSKKAARGEGIE; this comes from the coding sequence TTGAGCGCCGTAAAAGCGGATCGGCTGGTGCTTCTGGGCTCCAAGGGCGGCCCGGCGTTGCGGCCGGGTGGTGCTTGGCCGACGTCCTCACTGCTGGAGCTTGGTGGACGAACCATTGTTGTCGATTGCGGGCTTGGCGTCGCGCGCGGCCTAGTCGATGCCGGCATGAGCCTGAAGGAGCTCGACCTCATCTTCATCACGCATCTCCATTCCGACCATGTGCTGGAACTCGGGCCGCTGATCCACACTGCCTGGACCGCTGGTCTGGCGACGCCGGTAACCGTTTACGGCCCGCCCGGCACCAACCACTGCTGGCAGCTTTTCTGCCAGGCGATGGAGTTCGACATCGAAATCCGCATCGTCGACGAAGGGCGGCCGGATATCCGCGATCTCGTCTCTGTCGAGGAATTTGGCGAGGGATCGGTCTTGGATCAACGCGGCCTGACGGTGACGGCGTTGCGTGTCGACCATCCGCCGGTGACCGACTGCTTTGCGCTGCGCTTCGAGCATGGCGCCAGGAGCGTTGTGTTCTCCGCCGACACGGCCTTCTTTCCGCCGCTGGCCGAGTTTGGCAGGGATGCCGACATCCTCGTCCACGAAGCCATGCTGGAAGACGGCGTGGAACGGCTGGTCGCCAGGACCGGCAACGGCGCGCGGCTGCGCGAGCATCTGTTCGCCAGCCATAGCTTAGCCGAGGACGCAGGCCGCATCGCCCATGATGCCCGCGTCGGCCGACTGGTGCTCAACCATCTCATTCCCGCTGATGATCCAGCGATCGGCGAGGCCGACTGGACAGCCGCCGTCAGGAAAACTTGGACCGGCGACTTGACGATTGCCCGCGACGGCCTTGTTGTGGGGCTAAGCAGCAAGAAGGCTGCGCGAGGAGAGGGAATCGAATGA
- the tdh gene encoding L-threonine 3-dehydrogenase — MSNMMKALVKAKAEPGIWMEEVPVPEIGPNDVLIKVRKTAICGTDVHIYNWDQWAQKTVPVPMVTGHEFVGTVADFGAAVTEYKVGQRVSGEGHIVCGHCRNCRAGRGHLCRNTLGVGVNRPGAFGEYLAIPQHNVVPIPDDVPDEIAAIFDPLGNAVHTALSFDLVGEDVLVTGAGPIGIMGALVAQCVGARKVVITDINPVRLELARKLGVQHVVDASKEKLRDVMPALGMTEGFDVGLEMSGAAPAFRDMIDTMNNGGKIAILGIAPTGFEIDWNKVIFKMLHLKGIYGREMFETWYKMIALVQGPLDVSGLITHRIGIDDFQAGFDAMRSGSSGKVVMDW; from the coding sequence ATGTCCAACATGATGAAGGCGCTGGTGAAGGCCAAGGCCGAGCCTGGCATCTGGATGGAAGAGGTGCCGGTGCCGGAAATCGGCCCCAACGACGTGCTGATCAAGGTCAGGAAGACCGCGATCTGCGGCACCGACGTCCACATCTACAATTGGGACCAGTGGGCGCAGAAGACAGTGCCGGTACCGATGGTGACAGGGCACGAATTCGTCGGCACGGTCGCCGATTTCGGCGCCGCGGTCACCGAATACAAGGTCGGCCAGCGGGTCTCGGGCGAAGGCCACATCGTCTGCGGCCATTGCCGCAACTGCCGCGCGGGCAGGGGGCATCTCTGCCGCAACACGCTCGGCGTCGGCGTCAACCGTCCCGGCGCCTTCGGCGAGTATCTGGCGATCCCGCAGCATAATGTCGTGCCGATCCCCGACGACGTGCCGGACGAGATCGCCGCCATCTTCGATCCTCTGGGCAATGCCGTCCACACGGCATTATCCTTCGATCTGGTCGGCGAGGACGTTCTGGTCACCGGCGCCGGCCCGATCGGCATCATGGGCGCGCTGGTGGCGCAGTGCGTCGGCGCAAGAAAGGTCGTCATCACGGACATCAACCCGGTCAGGCTGGAACTGGCCAGGAAGCTCGGTGTCCAGCACGTCGTCGACGCCTCGAAGGAAAAGCTGCGCGATGTCATGCCGGCGCTCGGCATGACAGAGGGCTTCGACGTCGGGCTGGAAATGTCGGGCGCAGCACCCGCCTTCCGCGACATGATCGACACCATGAACAATGGCGGCAAGATTGCCATCCTCGGCATCGCGCCCACCGGCTTCGAGATCGACTGGAACAAGGTCATCTTCAAGATGCTGCATCTCAAGGGCATTTACGGCCGCGAGATGTTCGAGACCTGGTACAAGATGATCGCTTTGGTGCAGGGGCCGCTGGATGTTTCGGGGCTGATCACACATCGGATTGGGATCGACGATTTCCAGGCAGGGTTCGATGCAATGCGGAGCGGCAGTTCGGGCAAGGTGGTGATGGATTGGTAG
- a CDS encoding fumarylacetoacetate hydrolase family protein, with protein MKLATLKNGTRDGKLVVVSRDLTRYTDASFLVPTLQSALDNWQRIAPHLAAMAESLENNAVPSARFHEHDAHSPLPRAYQWADGSAYVNHVELVRKARGAEMPASFWTDPLIYQGGSDSFIPPRDPIRVANEAFGVDMEAEVAVIVDDVPMGAGVEQARDAIRLVMLVNDVTLRAITGPELAKGFGFFQSKPSSAFSPVAATPDELGDAWDGGKVSLPLLADLNGKPFGRANAGIDMTFDFPALIAHAAKTRPLAAGTIIGSGTVSNKLDGRPGEPVAAGGAGYSCIAELRMIETIESGEPKTPFLRFGDTVRIEMKDKTGHSIFGAIEQTVERYDG; from the coding sequence ATGAAACTTGCCACATTGAAGAACGGGACGCGCGACGGGAAGTTGGTCGTCGTCTCGCGCGACCTGACGCGCTACACCGATGCCTCCTTCCTGGTGCCGACGCTGCAGTCGGCGCTCGACAATTGGCAGCGCATCGCTCCGCATCTTGCCGCCATGGCGGAATCGCTGGAGAACAATGCGGTGCCTTCAGCGCGCTTCCACGAGCACGACGCCCATTCGCCGCTGCCGCGCGCCTATCAATGGGCCGACGGCTCGGCCTATGTGAACCACGTCGAGCTGGTGCGGAAGGCGCGCGGCGCCGAAATGCCGGCGAGTTTCTGGACCGATCCGCTGATCTACCAGGGCGGTTCAGACTCCTTCATTCCGCCGCGCGATCCGATCCGCGTAGCCAACGAGGCCTTCGGCGTCGACATGGAAGCGGAAGTCGCCGTGATCGTCGACGACGTGCCGATGGGTGCGGGGGTCGAACAGGCGAGAGATGCGATCCGCCTCGTCATGCTGGTCAACGATGTGACGTTGCGCGCCATCACCGGGCCGGAGCTCGCCAAGGGCTTCGGCTTCTTCCAGTCGAAACCGTCGTCGGCCTTTTCGCCGGTCGCGGCGACGCCGGACGAGCTGGGCGATGCCTGGGATGGCGGCAAGGTCAGCCTGCCGCTGCTTGCCGATCTCAACGGCAAACCGTTCGGCCGCGCCAATGCCGGTATCGACATGACCTTCGATTTCCCGGCGCTGATCGCGCATGCCGCGAAAACGCGGCCGCTCGCCGCCGGCACCATCATCGGCTCGGGCACCGTCTCCAACAAGCTGGACGGCAGGCCGGGCGAGCCGGTCGCGGCGGGCGGGGCCGGCTATTCCTGCATCGCCGAACTGCGCATGATCGAGACCATCGAGAGCGGCGAGCCGAAGACGCCGTTTCTGCGTTTCGGCGACACGGTGCGCATCGAAATGAAGGACAAAACCGGCCATTCGATCTTCGGCGCCATCGAGCAGACGGTCGAGAGATACGACGGGTGA
- a CDS encoding DinB family protein, protein MTLLEHLRRMARNNLWSNDRLYRAVLALQPGEFEAERTSFFPSIRETLNHILAVDHLYLDFLEQGGIGAAAYDNFVPFDNAASLAEAQADFDRRLITFCDGLYEADLDRRVITDRREDGTIPERIGDILAHVFLHDIHHRGQVHAMLSSTSIAPPQLDEFLLDYDLKLRRVEVERLGL, encoded by the coding sequence ATGACCCTGCTCGAGCATCTGCGACGCATGGCGCGCAACAATCTCTGGTCGAACGACCGGCTCTACCGCGCCGTGCTCGCGCTGCAGCCCGGCGAGTTCGAGGCCGAGCGCACCAGTTTCTTTCCCTCGATCAGGGAAACGCTGAACCACATCCTTGCGGTCGACCATCTCTATCTCGATTTCCTGGAGCAGGGCGGTATCGGCGCCGCCGCCTATGACAATTTCGTGCCGTTCGATAATGCCGCGAGTCTGGCAGAAGCGCAGGCCGATTTCGATCGCAGGCTGATCACCTTCTGTGACGGTTTGTATGAAGCCGATCTCGACCGCCGCGTCATCACCGACCGGCGCGAGGACGGCACGATCCCGGAGAGGATCGGCGACATCCTGGCGCACGTCTTTCTGCACGACATCCACCATCGCGGCCAGGTGCATGCGATGCTTTCGAGTACGTCGATCGCGCCACCGCAATTGGATGAGTTCCTGCTCGACTACGATTTGAAGCTGAGGCGAGTGGAGGTGGAGCGGCTGGGGCTGTAA
- the hmgA gene encoding homogentisate 1,2-dioxygenase gives MALSYMPGFGNDFETETLPGSLPQGRNSPQRPAYGLYAEQLSGSPFTAPRGTNERSWLYRIRPSVRHTGRFKAASYPLWKTAPNLGDHELALGQYRWNPVPMPSEPTDFISGMRTMTTAGDALGQSGMAAHVYVANRSMVDDHFFNADGELLVVPQVGALRLVTEMGVIELRPGEITVLPRGLVFKVELADSEVRGYVCENYGAKLTMPDRGPIGANCLANPRDFKTPCAWFEEKETPCRLIVKWCGSFHVTEIGHSPLDVVAWHGNYAPYKYDLATFSPVGAILFDHPDPSIFTVLTAPSGEEGTANIDFVIFPPRWLVAEDTFRPPWYHRNIMSEFMGLIHGQYDAKEEGFVPGGISLHNQMLAHGPDATGFEKATRADLKPVKLDNTMAFMFETRFPQMLTRYAAEIDTRQDNYIDCWADLKKRFNGTPEGDWS, from the coding sequence ATGGCCCTTTCCTACATGCCGGGTTTCGGCAACGATTTCGAGACCGAGACGCTGCCCGGCTCGCTGCCGCAGGGGCGCAATTCGCCGCAGCGGCCGGCCTACGGCCTCTATGCCGAGCAGCTGTCCGGCTCGCCCTTCACCGCGCCGCGCGGCACTAACGAACGCTCCTGGCTCTACCGCATCCGACCGAGTGTGCGGCATACCGGCCGCTTCAAGGCGGCGAGCTATCCGCTGTGGAAGACCGCGCCCAATCTCGGCGACCACGAACTGGCGCTCGGCCAGTATCGCTGGAACCCGGTGCCGATGCCGAGCGAGCCGACCGACTTCATTTCCGGCATGCGCACCATGACCACCGCCGGCGATGCATTGGGGCAAAGCGGCATGGCGGCGCATGTCTATGTCGCCAACCGCTCCATGGTCGACGACCATTTCTTCAATGCCGACGGCGAATTGCTGGTCGTGCCGCAGGTCGGGGCGCTGCGCCTCGTCACCGAGATGGGCGTCATCGAGCTTCGGCCCGGCGAGATCACGGTGCTGCCGCGCGGCCTCGTCTTCAAGGTCGAGCTCGCCGACAGTGAAGTGCGCGGCTATGTCTGCGAGAATTACGGCGCCAAGCTCACCATGCCCGACCGTGGCCCGATCGGCGCCAACTGCCTGGCCAATCCGCGCGACTTCAAGACGCCCTGCGCCTGGTTCGAGGAGAAGGAGACGCCGTGCCGGCTGATCGTCAAATGGTGCGGCTCCTTCCATGTCACCGAGATTGGCCACTCGCCGCTGGACGTTGTCGCCTGGCACGGCAACTACGCGCCCTATAAATATGATCTTGCGACTTTTTCGCCGGTCGGCGCCATCCTGTTCGACCATCCCGATCCGTCGATCTTCACCGTGCTGACGGCGCCGAGCGGCGAGGAAGGCACCGCCAACATTGACTTCGTCATCTTCCCGCCGCGCTGGCTGGTGGCGGAGGATACGTTCCGGCCGCCATGGTACCACCGCAACATCATGAGCGAATTCATGGGCCTGATCCACGGCCAGTACGACGCCAAGGAGGAAGGTTTTGTCCCCGGCGGCATCAGCCTTCACAACCAGATGCTGGCGCATGGGCCGGATGCGACAGGTTTTGAGAAAGCCACCCGCGCGGACTTGAAACCGGTCAAGCTCGACAACACCATGGCCTTCATGTTCGAGACGCGTTTTCCTCAGATGCTGACCCGCTACGCCGCCGAGATCGACACCAGACAGGACAATTACATCGACTGCTGGGCCGACCTGAAGAAACGCTTCAACGGCACGCCCGAGGGCGACTGGTCTTGA
- the aztB gene encoding zinc ABC transporter permease AztB, translated as MDFLYGLFIAPFADFAFMQRALFGSLMLSLGACPVGVFLMLRRMSLSGDAMAHAILPGAAAGFLLYGLEILPMTIGGLIAGIIVALGAGAVSRFTIQREDASMAAFYLISLAVGVLMVSIRGSSVDLMHVLFGTVLALNNEALILIGGIVVVTLASLAIFWRALVAECLDPLFLRSVSRMGSPVHFIFLGLVVLNLVGGFQALGTLLSVGLMMLPAAAARFWTARVEPMCVLAVLIGFASCIAGLLLSYHASLPSGPAIILSAGVVYFCSILFGTRGALRARIVHHRHRTA; from the coding sequence ATGGATTTCCTCTACGGCCTCTTCATTGCCCCCTTCGCCGATTTCGCCTTCATGCAGCGGGCGCTGTTCGGCTCGCTGATGCTGTCGCTCGGTGCCTGCCCGGTCGGCGTCTTCCTGATGCTGCGGCGCATGAGCCTGTCGGGTGACGCGATGGCGCATGCGATCCTGCCGGGTGCCGCCGCCGGCTTCCTGCTCTACGGCCTCGAAATCCTGCCAATGACCATCGGCGGGCTGATCGCCGGCATTATCGTCGCGCTCGGCGCAGGCGCGGTGTCGCGCTTCACCATCCAGCGCGAGGACGCCTCGATGGCGGCCTTCTATCTGATCTCGCTGGCGGTGGGCGTGCTGATGGTGTCGATCCGCGGCTCCAGCGTCGACCTCATGCATGTGCTGTTCGGCACGGTGCTGGCGCTTAACAACGAGGCGCTCATCCTGATCGGCGGCATCGTCGTGGTGACGCTCGCCAGCCTTGCCATATTCTGGCGGGCTTTGGTTGCCGAATGCCTCGACCCGCTGTTTCTGCGCTCGGTCAGCCGCATGGGAAGCCCGGTGCATTTCATCTTCCTCGGCCTCGTCGTGCTCAACCTCGTCGGTGGCTTCCAGGCGCTGGGTACGCTTTTATCCGTCGGGCTGATGATGCTGCCGGCCGCCGCCGCCCGCTTCTGGACGGCCCGCGTCGAGCCGATGTGCGTGCTGGCCGTGCTGATCGGTTTTGCTTCCTGCATTGCCGGGCTGCTGCTTTCCTATCACGCGTCGTTGCCCTCGGGTCCGGCCATCATCCTGTCGGCCGGCGTCGTTTATTTCTGCTCGATCCTGTTCGGCACGCGCGGCGCGCTGCGCGCCCGCATCGTGCACCACCGCCACCGAACCGCCTGA
- a CDS encoding type II toxin-antitoxin system Phd/YefM family antitoxin, giving the protein MNVPIAKAKAKLSELVKRAQAGEEIHLTRHGEVVATLSAPARPGGSKGLFGALKGQIWISDDFDELGPEWDEYIK; this is encoded by the coding sequence ATGAATGTTCCGATCGCGAAAGCGAAGGCCAAGCTTTCTGAGTTGGTGAAGCGCGCCCAGGCTGGGGAAGAGATCCATCTGACCCGGCACGGTGAGGTTGTTGCGACCTTGAGCGCCCCTGCCCGGCCTGGCGGGAGCAAGGGCCTGTTTGGAGCCCTGAAGGGCCAAATTTGGATATCGGATGATTTTGATGAACTCGGTCCTGAATGGGACGAGTACATTAAGTGA
- a CDS encoding TIGR01244 family sulfur transferase — MEYRQISEDYSVSGQIHPDDISAIKDAGFRSVICNRPDDEQPGQPSAESVKSAAEAAGLAFRYIPVISGQITMDNVEDQAEALDQLEGPVFAYCRSGARCTNLYGLIQQQRG, encoded by the coding sequence ATGGAATACCGCCAGATCAGCGAGGACTATTCGGTCTCCGGGCAGATCCACCCGGACGACATCTCCGCCATCAAGGACGCCGGCTTCAGAAGCGTGATCTGCAACCGGCCGGACGATGAGCAGCCCGGCCAGCCTTCGGCAGAAAGCGTCAAGTCGGCAGCGGAAGCGGCCGGCCTCGCCTTCCGTTATATTCCGGTGATCAGCGGCCAGATCACCATGGACAATGTCGAGGACCAGGCGGAAGCGCTTGACCAACTCGAGGGGCCGGTGTTCGCCTATTGCCGCTCAGGCGCGCGCTGCACCAATCTCTACGGGCTGATCCAGCAGCAGCGGGGCTGA
- a CDS encoding type II toxin-antitoxin system VapC family toxin — MSRKYLVDTHILLWVLNADSRLSDHHRDIFLAGEDVTVSAISVAEIAIKKSLGKIALTGDVVEILRSNGIPILSVNELHAARLEHLPLHHRDPFDRPHCTGSDRRPDAGHGGSPFFSL; from the coding sequence GTGAGCCGCAAATATCTGGTCGACACGCATATTTTGCTTTGGGTGCTCAACGCGGATTCACGTCTGTCAGATCATCATCGCGACATCTTTCTTGCGGGCGAGGATGTGACCGTCAGTGCCATTTCCGTGGCAGAGATCGCCATCAAGAAATCGCTCGGCAAAATCGCGCTCACTGGCGATGTCGTCGAAATCTTGCGGTCGAATGGGATTCCAATACTCAGCGTGAACGAACTACACGCTGCGAGGCTTGAGCATCTGCCGCTTCATCATCGTGACCCCTTCGATCGTCCTCATTGCACAGGCTCAGATCGAAGGCCTGACGCTGGTCACGGCGGATCGCCATTTTTCAGCCTATGA
- the hppD gene encoding 4-hydroxyphenylpyruvate dioxygenase codes for MGPFPHDAPPAKISKKNPAGTDGFEFVEFAHSEPEKLAELFTRMGYVVVARHRSKNITVWRQGDINYVVNAEPGSHAMKFVEKHGPCAASMAWRVVDAKHAFDHAVSKGATPYAGTDKALDVPAIVGIGGSLLYFIEAYGEKGSAYDAEFEWLGERDPKPEGVGFYYLDHLTHNVYRGNMDKWWDFYRDLFGFKQIHYFDIDGKITGLVSRAITSPCGKIRIPLNESKDETSQIAEYLKKYNGEGIQHIAVGTDAIYEATDKLAANGLKFMPGPPDTYYEMSHERVTGHDEPIERMKKHGILIDGEGVVDGGMTKILLQIFSRTVIGPIFFEFIQRKGDEGFGEGNFRALFESIEQDQIKRGVIKLGGKAA; via the coding sequence ATGGGCCCCTTCCCGCACGACGCACCGCCCGCCAAGATCAGCAAGAAAAACCCCGCCGGCACCGACGGCTTCGAATTCGTCGAGTTTGCGCATTCCGAGCCTGAAAAACTCGCCGAGCTTTTCACTCGGATGGGCTATGTCGTGGTGGCCAGGCACCGCTCGAAGAACATCACCGTCTGGCGCCAGGGCGACATCAACTATGTCGTCAATGCCGAGCCCGGCTCGCATGCGATGAAATTTGTCGAAAAGCATGGCCCGTGCGCCGCCTCGATGGCGTGGCGTGTGGTGGACGCGAAACACGCCTTCGACCACGCCGTGTCGAAAGGCGCCACGCCTTATGCAGGCACCGACAAGGCGCTCGACGTGCCGGCCATCGTCGGCATCGGCGGCTCGCTGCTCTATTTCATCGAGGCCTATGGCGAAAAGGGTTCGGCCTATGATGCCGAGTTCGAGTGGCTGGGCGAACGCGACCCAAAGCCCGAAGGCGTCGGTTTCTATTATCTCGACCACCTCACCCATAATGTCTATCGCGGCAACATGGACAAGTGGTGGGATTTTTATCGCGACCTGTTCGGCTTCAAGCAGATCCATTACTTCGACATCGACGGCAAGATCACCGGCCTGGTCAGCCGCGCGATCACTTCGCCTTGCGGCAAGATCCGCATTCCGCTCAACGAATCCAAGGACGAGACCAGCCAGATCGCCGAGTACCTGAAGAAGTATAACGGCGAAGGCATCCAGCACATCGCGGTGGGCACCGACGCCATCTACGAGGCCACCGACAAGCTTGCCGCCAATGGGCTGAAGTTCATGCCTGGCCCGCCCGATACGTATTACGAGATGTCGCATGAGCGCGTTACCGGCCATGACGAGCCGATCGAAAGGATGAAGAAGCACGGCATCCTGATCGACGGCGAGGGCGTGGTCGACGGCGGCATGACCAAGATCCTGCTGCAGATTTTTTCGAGAACCGTGATCGGGCCGATCTTCTTCGAATTCATCCAGAGGAAGGGCGACGAAGGTTTTGGCGAGGGCAATTTCCGCGCGCTGTTCGAATCGATCGAGCAGGACCAGATCAAGCGCGGCGTGATCAAGCTGGGCGGCAAGGCGGCGTAG
- a CDS encoding BrnT family toxin has translation MKIVWDEPKRLANIDKHGLDFAALDEEFFLASTIRAAKAGRFMAIGRVAGGVVAVVFARLGSEGFSMISMRPANQAERRLFDGKT, from the coding sequence ATGAAGATCGTTTGGGATGAGCCGAAGCGGCTGGCCAACATCGATAAACACGGCTTGGATTTCGCGGCGTTGGATGAAGAGTTCTTCCTTGCGTCGACGATTCGGGCGGCCAAGGCCGGTCGCTTCATGGCGATTGGTCGGGTAGCTGGCGGCGTTGTTGCGGTGGTCTTTGCCCGGCTTGGCTCGGAAGGCTTTTCGATGATTTCGATGCGTCCGGCCAACCAGGCGGAAAGGAGATTGTTCGATGGCAAAACCTAA
- a CDS encoding MarR family winged helix-turn-helix transcriptional regulator, with protein MEPEILELESFLPYRLYRLADSISREFSKIYKDRHGLTRPEWRTLSGLGQRGSMTATELGEQSAMHKTKVSRAVAELERRRWLIRTPDENDRRVEHLALTKAGLAAYREMVPLAKAFETELLERLSAEERAAVAKGVAALETSLVSDRK; from the coding sequence ATGGAACCGGAAATCCTCGAACTGGAAAGCTTCCTGCCCTATCGGCTCTATCGCCTCGCCGACAGCATCAGCCGCGAATTCTCCAAAATCTACAAGGATCGCCACGGCCTGACGCGGCCGGAATGGCGCACGCTTTCAGGCCTCGGCCAGCGCGGCTCGATGACGGCGACGGAGCTTGGCGAGCAATCGGCGATGCACAAGACCAAGGTGTCGCGCGCGGTGGCCGAGCTGGAGCGGCGGCGGTGGTTGATACGGACGCCGGACGAGAATGACCGCCGTGTGGAGCATCTGGCGCTGACCAAGGCCGGGCTTGCCGCCTATCGGGAGATGGTGCCGCTGGCGAAAGCGTTTGAAACGGAGTTGCTGGAGAGGCTGAGCGCGGAGGAGCGCGCGGCGGTTGCGAAAGGTGTGGCTGCGCTGGAGACCAGTCTGGTATCGGACCGGAAATAG